The Bacteroidota bacterium region GTGTCGAGCGTGACTCTCACGAGACGCGGCCGAACACGTCGTCGTCCGTGAAAATGCCTTGCGCCTGCGCCCTGCTCATCATGCTGGCGCGAAGCTGCCGGAAGCGTCGGACAAAGAGGTAGTCGCGCAGCGCCTGCCGGACGAGGTCGCTGCGCGAGAGTCCCTCTTGCTCGACGGCAGCGTCGAGCTCGGCTTTGACCTCCTTAGGTAGACTGATCGAGACAGTATCACGCATAGTCGCGTCGTCAGGTGTGTTGAGGTTCAACACAGCCTCAGCCTGTCAGTTTCCGCCGAGGTGACTCCGCATACCAGTTCGCTGAGATGGTGGTGCAGGGTGCCTGCACGGTGCTCCGCCTCAATCGCTGTAGGGCGTACGGCCGTACGCCCCTACGCCGGCAGGGTGCACAGTGAACTCAGAGAGACGGTAGCAGACCTGCATGCCAAGGGCTTCGACGTCGAGCGCTTCGACGCCGACAGCATTCGACGCCGACAGGTAGGGGCGTACCGGTGGTACGCCCTGCGACGGTGGGCAGGCTGTGACCCCACCAAACGCGATGGCGTACCGTACCTTGAACACCACCGCACCTTCCGTTCTCCAGCCCTACCGCCCGAGCCGATGAAGTCCGACCGACTGCCGATTCTCCTGCTGGTTCTTTTCCTCACTACCCACACGGCAGCCTCCATGCCCCAAGACAACGAGCCGGCCCCTGCTGAGGCCAAACCTGAAGCGGCTGCAGTCGTCGCCGATGATAACCCGCTGCTGGCGGCGTGGGACACGCCGTTCGGCACTCCGCCGCTGGACGAGATTGAGGAATCGCATTTCCTGCCGGCCTACGACGTGGCCCTGTCCAAGCACACCGCCGAGATCGAGGCGATTGCTTCCAACCCCGAGCCGGCGACCTTCGACAACACGATGCTGGCTATGCAGCAGGCGGGGCGCGAGCTGGGCCGGATCTCGCGGGTGTTCTTCAACCTGACCAGCTCGGCCTCGAACGACGAGCTCCGGGCCATTCAGCGCGAGATGAGTCCGCGCCTGGCGGAGCACAGCGCGTCGATTACGCTGAACCCGGACCTGTTCGCGCGCATCGATGCACTCTACCAGGCGCGCGGTACGCTCGGGCTGGCGCCCCAGCAGATGCGCCTGTTGGAGACTAGGCACGAGGACTTCATCCGTGCCGGTGCCCAGCTCGAAGGCGCGGACCGCGAGCGCTTCGCCGAGATCCGCTCGTCGCTGGCCGGGCTCTACACCCAGTTCGCCCAGAACGAGCAGGCCGACCGCGAAGCCTGGACGCTGGAGCTGAGCGCAGAGGACGTGGCGGACCTGCCGGACTACATCGTCTCGGCCGCGGCCGGGGCGGCGGCCGACCGCGAGATGGAGGGCCACGTCATCACCCTGGCACGCTCCAGCGTGGAGCCGTTCCTCCAGGCCTCCCCGAACCGCGCGCAGCGCGAGACGGCCTGGCGCGCCTGGACCCAGCGCGGGTCGAACGCGAACGACAACGACAACGAGGACACGATCCGCGAGATTCTGGCCCTGCGCCTCGAACTGGCCAACCTCCTCGGCTTCGAGACCTTCGCCCATTACCGCACGGCCGGGACGATGGCCGGTACGCCGGTGGCGGCGATGTCGCTGATGGAGCAGGTCTGGTACCCCGCCCGCGACCGCGCCCTCGAAGAAGCCGCCGACATCGAGGCGCGCATCGCCGCGGCGGGTCTCGACCACGACCTCGAGCCCTGGGACTGGCGCTACTACACCCAGCAGGTGCGCGCCGAGCGCTTCGACCTGGACGAGAGCGAGGTCAAGGCCTACCTCCAGCTCGACAACATGGTCGAGGCGATGTTCTACGTCGCGGAGCGACTCTTCAGCATCACCCTCACCGAGCGCGAGGACATCCCGACCTACCACCCGGACGTGCGAACGTGGGAGATGCGCGACGCCGAGGGCGAGATCGCGGGCATCTTCTACGGCGACTTCTTCGCCCGTCCCGGCAAGCGCGGTGGGGCCTGGATGTCCAGCTTCCGCCCCCAGAACGGGCTGACCGGCGAACTCCCGCTGATCCTCAACAACTGCAACTACAACAAGCCCGCCGAGGGCGAGGCCGCCCTCCTATCGTTCACCGACGCGACGACGCTCTTCCACGAGTTCGGCCACGGCCTCCACGGGCTGCTCTCCAACACCGAGTACCCCTCCCTCGCGGGCACATCGGTCGACCGCGACTTCGTCGAGTTCCCGGCGCAGATCTACGAGCACTGGCTGTCGCAGCCCGAGGTGCTGGAGCGCTTCGCCCTGCACCACGAGACCGGCGAGCCGATGCCGGCCGCGCTTCTGGAGCGCGTGCTCAGCGCGACCACGTTCAACCAAGGCTTTGCGACGGTCGAGTTCCTGAACTCGGGCTTCGTCGACCTCGCCTACCACCTGAACACCGACCCGGCCTCCCTCGAGATCGACGCGTTCGAGACCGAGGTGCTGGCCAGCCGCGAGAACCTGGAAGACATCCCGATGCGCCACCGCTCGACGCACTTCCTGCACACGTTCGCGGGCGAGGGCTACTCGTCGGGCTACTACAGCTACCTGTGGGCGGGCGTCCTCGACAACGACGGCTTCGCCGCGTTCGAAGAAGCCGGCGACATCTTCGACCCCGAGCTAGCGCAGAAGCTGTACGAAAATGTCTTCTCGGCTGGTGATACGCAGCCCGCCATGGACGCCTACGTCGGCTTCCGCGGCCGCGAGCCGAACGTGGACGCCCTGCTGCGCAACCGAGGCTTTATCGAGACGGAGTCGTGAGCGGCTCGGAAGTCACGCGGTAAGCCCAGACCACGAACTGCTTGCGGCACCTCTGCCATTCCGATGAGCCGTATCGCTTCTTCGCTGTTGTGAAGAAGTAAGGTGGCTATTTTGCTCAGTCACTGGTCATGTACACTCTCCAGAACTAGAACGCTGAGCGATGACCGTCCGACGGCTGACATCTCCTCTCTGGTTTGCAGCACCGCTCCTCGCCGTTTACGCTGCCACGTTCTTCATCGTTGAAGTTCTGCCCCAGGCCAGCGCACCGGGTGCCGTAGCCGTGGGGATGACGGCCGACCTCGTCATCCTCGTCCCGGCCCTCTACTACGTCGTCCTGGTCCGTGGGCGGGGTTGGCCAGCAATCACGCTCGCCCCGGTCTTCCTTCTCAGTTTCGGGTTGGCGTCGCTCATCGTTCCTGCGGAGCACCAGTCGGTGCTGAGAGCCATCGGATACGCGCTCCCGGCAGTCGAGCTGGCGCTCGTCGGATATGTCGGCCACAAGGCGTGGCGCGTTGTCCGCGCGAACCGGGAAGCGAGCGCGGCAGGAGGTGACTTCTACGACCGCGTGAGGGAGGCGCTGCGGGGGGCGTTCGACGTGCCAGCCGTCGCGGGCGCGCTGGCTTACGAGGTCTCGCTTTTCCACTACGCCTTCTTATTCCGGCGCACGGAGCCACCGGTGCACAGCTTCGCTTACCACCGCCGAAGCGGGTATGGTGCTGTATTCGCCGCCGTACTCATGGTTGCTGCGGTCGAACTCGTTGCAGTCCACCTTCTCCTTCAAGCCTGGAGCGAGACGGCGGCGTTCGCTCACGCCGCGCTCTCGCTCTACGGCATCATCTGGCTGATCGGAGACTACCGGGCCATGCGTAGTCGTCCACATGAACTCGGGGTCGACGGACTCCGCCTCCGTTACGGCCTGCGTTGGGACCTGGCTGTAGCGTGGAGGCATGTCGCCGGCGTCAGCCGGACACGGCAACCGGCCCCCGGTGACGACTACCTCAGCACCGTCCCGGTCGGCAGCCCCCAGTACGTCGTGGAACTCCACATGCCTCTTGAGGCGACTGGCCCCTATGGGGTCGCCCGGAGCGTTCGCCGTATCGGCCTTGTCGTGGACGAGCCGGAGGCGTTCGAGGGGCGTCTGCGAAGTTTGGGTATTCGCTTGGAGCCTTGACCGACCAGGGTCCAGATAACGGACCTCTGTCACACGTTTAGCTCTCCAACCAAGGCTGACTCATGACCTTACGGATGCGCCCCCTCTACGAGATTATTCGCGCTGGGCACGCCGCGCTCGTGCGAGAGCTAGGTGTCGTGGACGCGATCCGTTTCCTGAACCAATACGCGACGGGGCACGGCGACTACACGGCGGAGCGTCACGAGTGGCTCGGTGACGAATCGCTCGAGGATTTGGTCAAGCAGGCTCAGGAGATTGACCGAGCGCGGGACGCCTAAGCGCCCTCTGCTACACGTCAAGCTCTTCGACCTCGGCGGCGTTGGACATGATGAAGGCGAAGCGCGGGGCGGCGTCGCGGCCCATGAGGTCCGAGATCGTCGTCTCGGTCTCCAGCTTCTCGCCGTCGGGGATCGTGACCTGGAGGAGGCGGCGCGAAGCGGGGTCGAGCGTGGTCTCGTTGAGGGTCGCGGGCATCATCTCGCCGAGCCCCTTGAACCGCTGGATCTCCGGCTTGGCGCGGCCCTTCGTCAGCTTCTTGAGGATCTTCTCGCGGTCGGCCTCGTCGAGCGCCCAGTAGGTCTCCTTCCCGGCGTCGATCCGGTAGAGCGGCGGCTGCGCGATGTAGACGTATCCCTCGTCGATGAGCGGGCGGAGGTAACGGTAGAAGAACGTCAGCAGGAGCGTCGCGATGTGGTGCCCGTCGGAGTCGGCGTCCATCAGGAGGATGACCTTGTGGTAGCGCAGCTTCGCCGGGTCGAGGTCGTCGCCGAGGCCGCAGCCGAGGGCGTCGACGATGTTCGACAGCTCCTTGTTGGCGCTGACCTTCGCCGTCGTCGCCTGCTCGGCGTTGAGGACCTTGCCGCGGAGCGGGAGGATCGCCTGCGTTTTCCGGTCGCGCCCCTGCTTGGCCGAGCCGCCGGCCGAGTCGCCCTCGACGATGAACAGCTCGCTCTCGGCGGGGTCGGTCGACGAGCAGTCGGCGAGCTTACCGGGGAGGTTGAGGCGGTGGCTGACGGCGGACTTCCGCCGGGCCTGCCGCGCCGCCGTCCGGCTCGCCACGCGCGCCTTCGCCGCCTGCACGACGCGGGTGATGATCGCCTCGGCGACGGTCGGGTGCGCGTTCAGGTACTGCTCGAAGTCAACCCGGAGGGCACCGCTCACGACACCGCGCGCCTCGGGGTTGTTGAGGCGCTCTTTGGTCTGGCCCTGGAACTGCGGCTCGACGATGAAGAGGTTGACGATCCCGTAGAGCCCCTCGCGGATGTCGTCGGCGGTGATGTCGAGCTTTTTCGGGACGAGGTCGTGGGTGTCCATGTAGTTCCGGACTGACTTCGTGACGGCGTCCTTCATCCCCTGCTCGTGCGTGCCGCCGAAGCGCGTCGGGATGCCGTTGACGAACGAATGAAGTCGCTCCTTCGGCGCCTCGGTCCAGTGGAGCGCGACCTCGATCCGCCCGCCTTCCTCCAGGTCTTGCCTAACGACGAACGACGCCGGATGGACCGGCCGCGCCGTGTCGTCGACGATCAGCTTTTCGAGGTACTCCGCGATCCCGCCTTCGTGCTCGAACTCGTGGCGCGTGCCGGCCGTCTCGTCCTTGAAGACGATCTTCAGCCCGGCGTTGAGGTAGGTCTTGACTTCGAGCGTCTCGGCGATCACCGCAGCGTCGAGCACGACCGTCTCGAAGATGTCGGGGTCGGGCCGGAAGAAGATGCTGGTGCCGGTGCCGCGGACGTTCTTGCGGACGCGCTTCAGCTTCGAGGTCGGCGCGCCGCGCTCGTAGGTCTGCCGGTAGAGCGTCCCGTCGCGCTTGACCTCGGCGACGAGCTCTTCGGAGAGCGCGTTGACGACCGACGAGCCGACGCCGTGGAGGCCGCCGGAGGTGATGTAGCTCGCCCCGTCGAACTTGCCGCCTGCGTGGAGCGTCGTCAGGATGACCTCCAGCGTCGGCACCTTCTTCGTCGGGTGCTTGTCGACCGGGATGCCGCGCCCGTTGTCGGTGACGGTCAGGCTCCGCCCGTCGCGGTGGAGGACGACCTCGATCTGCGAGGCGTAGCCGTTGGTGGCCTCGTCGACGGCGTTGTCGACGATCTCCCAGACGAGGTGGTGGAGGCCCGCCTTGCCGGTCCCGCCGATGTACATGCCGGGGCGGCGGCGGACCGGCTCCAGTCCTTCGAGGACCTGAATGTCTCTGCCGGTGTAGGTGGTTGCTACTTCTGCCATGCGTGGTCGGTCGTCTGTCGTTGGTTTAGGCAGCGAGGAGGCTGCGGAGGGCGGCGAGGTTCTCGGCATCGTCGAAGGCGGCGCGGAGGGGAACGGCGAAGCCTTCGACGGCGACGCTGGCAAGCGTGCCGTGGTCAGACTTCAGCCGGAGCGCATAGGTCTCGCTCTCCTCGTCGAGGACGTAGACCTCGGCCGTCTCAGCGTCGGGGTCGAGCAGCCAGTATTCGGCGACGCCGTGGGCGGCGTAGTCTTCGAGCTTGACGCCGCGGTCTCGCACTTCGGTGCTCGGGCTGAGCACTTCGATCACGAGGTCGGGCGCGGGGTAGCGGAGCGTGTCGGGTGTGATCTCCGATGTCTTCTCTCGGCCGAAGAAGCACACGTCCGGCTCGTAGTCGTTGCGGGTCAGCGAGATGAGCGCCTTTTCGGCTACGACCGTCCCGAGGTCGTGGAGCGTCACGTACGGCTTGAGAAGCGCGACGAGGCGAGCGGTTACATCGTTATGGCGGTGGCGGGCGGGGGAATGCACAATCACCTCTCCGTTTATGAACTCGGACTTCTCGTCCGGCGACAGCGCCTCAAGAAAGTGCTCGCGGCGGGCGGCTTCCTGAGCCATCGTCTCCTGCAGCGCCCGGAGGTGACGCGGGAGCGTAGGCGAGTCGAGGAGCGCACGGGCAGCAGGTGGGATCGAGACCGTAGGCATAAGATCACTGGATAGTCGAGTACGGAGTACGCTGGTGCGGCCTTGGCCGTTCAGAAACTCGTCGCTCGTCGTTCGGCATTCGTCACTCATTGGCCGTTCAGGTGAAGCTCGACCGGCGGCGGGACGACACGGCGGAGCGTGCCGCGCTGGATCACGTTCTTGCCCTTGTTACCCCGGTTCGAGACCTCAAACTTGGTCGTCCGCACGATCTCCGTCCGGCCCCGGTTGGTCTCGACCTCGAAGCCCTCGCGGGCGGCGTCGGAGAGGACGAACCCGAGGACGCGGTCCTTCTCGTCGAGCCGCATCGCGATGACGCCTTTAGCGGCACTCTTGAAGACGGGGATCTGCGGCGCGGGGAAGATCAGCGCCCGGCCCTCGCGCGAGGCGAGGCACACGTTCTCGTCGCCCCGGCTGACCGCCGCCCCGACGACCCGGCTCCCCTTGCCGACCCGCATGAACACGCGGCCGTTCTTGTTCGACGGCTCGGCGAAGGCGTCGAGCGTGAAGCGGACCGCCATCCCGTCGTCCGTGAGGGCGACGCCGAAGGGGCCGACGTCGAGGTCGGCCGGGGCACCGTCGCCGCCGAAGAGTTCGGGCTCGGCCTCACCCACCGGGATCGGCGTGGGCAGGACGCGCTCGTCGAGCGAAGCGACGCCGACGACGTGCTCCTTGTCCCTGAAGTCGAAAAACTTCTGGACCGGGTCGCCGTAGCCGGTCGTCTGCGGGAGGTCGTCGATGCGGGCGGTGAAAACGCGGCCTGCGCTCGTGAAAAAGGCGACGGTGGCGCGCGTCGAGCCGGCGAGGGCGTAGGCCACCTCGTCGCCGTCGCGGACGCGGATCGCGCCCATCTCGGTGTAGGAGCGCTGGCGCTTGACCCACCCGTCGCGCGTCACGATGACGTAGACATCTTCCTTCGTGATGTAGTCCTCGGCGGAGTATTCCAGCACCGCGTCGGGACCGATGACTTCGGAGAGCCGATCGGTCGCATACTGCTTGCGGAGGTCGCGCAGCTCTTTTTTGATGAGGGTCCACAGGCCCTTCTCGTCGCCGAGGAGGGTGCGGAGCGCAGCGGCGGCCTTCTCCTTCTCGGCGAGTTCGGCGCGGATGGCGTCGACCTCCATCCGGGCGAGGCGGTAGAGCTTGATCTCCAGGATCGCGTCGGCCTGCAGGTCGTCGATCCCGAAGCGGTGCATGAGGCGCTGCGCGGCGTCGGCCTTGTTCTTCGAGCTTCGGATGAGCTTGATCGCCTCGTCGAGCGCGTCGAAGATTTTGACGAAGCCCTCGAGGATGTGGATGCGCTTTTCGAGCAGCTCGAGGTCGTACCGCAGCCGCTTGACGACCACCTCGAACCGGAAGTCGAGGAACGCCTGGAGCGCCTCGCGGAGGTTGACTTTTTTCGGCGCGGCGACCTCCGGGTTCTCGGTCGGGACGAGGCACGTCATGTTGACGTGGAAGCGGGTCTGGAGCGGCGTGTGCTTGAAGAGGTAGGCGAGCGCGGCCTCGGCGTCCGCGCCGCGCTTGATCTCGAGGACGACCCGCACCTCGTCCGTGCTCTCGTCGCGGATATCGACGATCTGCGGGACCCGGCCCGTGCGGATGTGGTCGGCGATCTTCTCGATCAGGTCGCCCTTTGCCAGTCCGTAGGGCACCGAGGTCAGGATCACCTTACCCTTGCCTTCCATCTCGTAGCCGCCGCGGAGGTCGACCGCGCCCTCGCCCTTCTCGTAGATCGAGACGAGTTCGTCTGGCGTGTTGAGGATACGCCCGCCGGTCGGGAAGTCTGGGGCCGGGATGAACTTCTCGACGAGCGTCGAGATGCGCGCGTTCGGGCTGCCGACGAGGTAAATGGCGGCGTCGATCACCTCGCCGAGGTTGTGCGGCGGAATGTTCGTCGCCATCCCGACCGCGATGCCGGTCGCGCCGTTGACGAGCAGGTTCGGGAACTGCGCTGGGAGGACGACCGGCTCGAAGAGCGTCCCGTCGTAGTTCGGGCGGAACGGGACCGTCTTCTTGCGGATCTCCTCCGAGAACGACGCGCCGAGCGGGGTCAGCCGCGCCTCGGTGTAGCGCATCGCGGCCGGGTTGTCGCCGTCGAGCGAGCCGAAGTTGCCGTGGCCGTCGACGAGCGGCGCGCGGAGGCTGAACGGCTGCGCCATGCGGACGGCGGCGTCGTAGATCGCCGTGTCGCCGTGGGGGTGGTACTGCCCCATCACCGAGCCGACGACCGTCGCGCTCTTGCGGAAGCGGGCGTCGGGCGTGAGGCGGAGGTCCTTGTGCATCGCGTGGAGGATGCGGCGCTGGACCGGCTTCAGGCCGTCGCGGATGTCGGGGAGCGCGCGGCTGGTGATGACCGAGAGCGCGTAGTTGAGGTAGCGCTCTTTCGCGGTCTCGTGGAGGGGGATGACGTCGACGACGGGCACGGCGGGAGGGTCGAGTTACGGGTGACGGACGACGAGCGGGCGAAGTGTGCCCGGTGTAACCTACGGGCAAGACAGCGGATGTCAAGTCATCTCACAATAACAGACAACCGGTTGCCTTCCTGCGGCGACCGCAACATACCACCCGGGGGTGTCAACCCGTGTCACTCCGCTTCTAGTTTGCAAAAACGGACTCAACCGGCCGAGGCCTCCCGCCGCACAGGCGCGCTACGCCTCTCCTGACGGGTCCCGGATCGAGTCTAGGATGACGGAACGCTGACGATCGCTACCCGGCCTGCGTCGATCAGCCTGCCGGTACCACCTGCTCCTGCGCTGCGTGTGCCTGCGCGACGACGGTGTGGACGTCGGCGAGGATCCCGCCTGCGGTCACGTCGGCCCCAGCTCCCGGGCCGGAGATCGTGATCGGGGCGTCGCCGTAGCGCTCGGTGCGGAACGTGAAGAGCGTGTCGGTCCCGGCGAGCTGCCCGAGCGCCGAGTCCGTCGGCACCTCGCGGACGCCGACCGCGATCCGGCCGTCCTCGAACCGCCCGACGTAGCGCAGCACTTGGCCTTCGGCTGCTGCCGCTGCTGCCCGGTCGGACCAGGCCGCGTCGTAGGCCGCGAGCCGGTCGGGGACCTCGGCGGCGGGCACGTCGGCGAGGGCAGGCGGGGTGAGCGGCTCGACCTCGACCTCGCTCCGCTCGACGCGGTAGCCGGCCGTCCGCGCGAGGATTATCAGCTTGCGCACCACGTCCTCGCCCGAGAGGTCGTCGCGGACGTCGGGCTCGGCATAGCCGCGCTGCCGGGCTTCGACGACGGCCTCGCTGAACGACGCCCCCTGCCCCAGCCGGTCGAACACAAACGTGAGCGTCCCCGAGGGCGAGCACACGATCTCCTCGATCCGGTCCCCGCTCGCCCGAAGGTCGCGGACGGGCTGGACGACGGGCAGGCCGGCCCCGACCGTCGTCTCGTAGCGGTAGCGGACGCCACCGCCGGACGCCGCGAGGAGCGCGTCGAAGTAGGCCTGCTCGAACGTGTTGGCGTGCTTGCTCGGCGTGACGACGAGGACGCCCGCTTCGAGCAGGCGGAGGTAGGCCCGCCCCACGTCGGGATCGCTCGTGGCGTCGACGAACACGACCGGCCGCGCCCCGCCTGCGGCCTCTTCGAGTCGCGGCAGGATGGTATTCCAGTCGGTCGGCTCGTCCCACGACGGGGTTGCGGCGAGCGCGGCAGGCGCGAGGCCATCGGGGTTCCACACCGCACCGCGTGTGGTGCAGGCACCGACGAGACGGGGCGCGCCGTCGCTGAGCGCCTCGAGGCGGCCCAGGAGCGCGGTGCCGACGGCACCGACGCCGGCGAGGTAGAGGTCAGCGGAGGCGGACGAGGTCATGGCGTGGAAGCGTGAGCGGGTTCGGGAGTCAGAGAGTCGGCAGGCGAAGCGTCGGCAGAGGTTGGTAGCAGCCAGGAGCCGGGCGCGTCGGGGGCGGCGGTGGAGCGGACGCGGACGCGCGTGGCCGTCCCGACGAGCGGGTCGAGCGCGCGGGGGTGCATCCCGAGGCGGCCCTGACGGGCGAGCGCGGCGGCCTCGTCGAGGCGGAGCGTGGGGACCGGCGCGGCGTCGGGGTTGAGGTTCGGGTCGTCGTCGTAGAGCCCGTCGGTGTCGGTCCAGCGCTCCAGCAGGTCGGCCCCGAGCGCGGCGGCGACGAGGCCGGCCGTGTAGTCGCTCCCGCCGCGCCCGAGCGTCGTCACGGTGCCCCGGTCGGTGCTGCCGAGGTAGCCGGTCACGACGGGGACGACGCCGGGACGTAGTGCTCGGTGCCAGGCCCGCAGTGCAGGGTACGTCGCAAGGGCATCGACCGAGGCCACCCCGTGGCGGTCGTCCGTGCGAACGAGCCGAGCGGCGTCGACGGGCTGCGCGTCGAGCTTCGTCTCGCTCAGCAGCGCCGCCACGAGAGGAGCCGAGAGCCGCTCGCCGACCGCGAGCGCGGCGTCGCGGAGGGCGAACGTCGCGCACTCGCCGGAGACCTCTCTCAGCACCCGGCCGAGGGCGGCGGTGTGGATGCCGAGGGCAACCTCGTAGCGTCGGAGGCCGTCGCGGCTGAGCGCAGCCGCCGCGAGCCGAGCGTAGCGGTCACGCACGCGCGCGACGTGCGGGCCGGCATCTGACCCCGTCCCGTCGAGGGCGGCGACGGCGTGGGCGAGCGTGTCGGTCACGCCGGACGCGGCCGAGACGACGACCACGACCTGAGCCTCCGCCGCTGCGCGGGCGACGATCTGGGCGGCGTTCGAAAGCGCCGTCGGGGCGCCGACGGAGGTACCGCCGAACTTGAGGACGTGGAGAGGCATGGGGCTACGAGGTCAGGGCTTCGGTGGAGGGCGAGGCGGCGTGGCGCTCGACCCACGGCCGGAGGAGGGTGCCGAGCTGGTCGAACTCGATCAGAAACGCGTCGTGGCCGTAGGGCGAACGGACCACGCCGAGCGTGGCGTCGGGGAGCGCCGCCGCGAGTGCTTCCTGCTCGGCGAGCGGGTAGAGCACGTCGCTGTCGATCCCGACGACGAGCGCGGGCACGGTGATGTCAGCGAGGCCGCCGTCGCCCTCGCTCCGGGTCGCGTCGTGGCTGTCGAGCGTGTGGGTGAGGGCGACGTAGCAGGCGGCGTCGAAGCGGTCGGCGAGCTTGGCACCCTGGTAGCGGAGGTAGCTCGCCGCGGCGAACAGACCGGGGTCATCGGGCATCGCCCGTCGTCCGTGGCGCTCGGCGAAGGCGGCGGGCGAACGGTACGAGAGCATCGCCACAGCCCGAGCGGCGGCGAGGCCTGCGCGGGGCGGCGTCGCCGGGTCGTAGTCGCCCCCGGCCCAGGCGGCGTCGGCGAAGAGGGCCTGCCGCTGCGCCTCGTTCCAGCCAATCGCCCACGCCTCGTGCCGCACCCCGACCGCGACCGGCGCGACGGCGCGGACGAACCCAGGGTAGCGTCCCCATTCGAGCGCGAACATCCCGCCGAGCGAGCCGCCAATGGCAAGCGCGACGCCGCGGACGCCGAGCGCGTCGAGCGCCGCCCGGTGGAGCCGGACGCTGTCGCGGACGGTGAAGCGCGGGAACGTGCTCCCGTAGTCCCGGCCTGTCGCGGGGTCCGTCGCGCGCGGCGAGAGCGCGCCGTAGGGCGACCCCGGAGCGCTCAGGCAAACCACGAAGTACCGGTCGGTGTCGAGCGCGCAGCCGGGACCTATGAGCGGCCCCCACCAGTCGGTCGCGTCGGGGCTCCCGGTGAGGGCGTGGCAGACGACGACGGCGTTGTCGGCCCCGTCGTTCAGGCGGCCCCACGCGCCGTAGGTCACCGTCGGTCGGTCGAGGGTCGCGCCGGCGTCGGTGACGAACGAGGCGTCGAGCGTGATGGATTGGAGCATGATGAAGGGT contains the following coding sequences:
- a CDS encoding YlcI/YnfO family protein, with product MRDTVSISLPKEVKAELDAAVEQEGLSRSDLVRQALRDYLFVRRFRQLRASMMSRAQAQGIFTDDDVFGRVS
- a CDS encoding M3 family metallopeptidase encodes the protein MPQDNEPAPAEAKPEAAAVVADDNPLLAAWDTPFGTPPLDEIEESHFLPAYDVALSKHTAEIEAIASNPEPATFDNTMLAMQQAGRELGRISRVFFNLTSSASNDELRAIQREMSPRLAEHSASITLNPDLFARIDALYQARGTLGLAPQQMRLLETRHEDFIRAGAQLEGADRERFAEIRSSLAGLYTQFAQNEQADREAWTLELSAEDVADLPDYIVSAAAGAAADREMEGHVITLARSSVEPFLQASPNRAQRETAWRAWTQRGSNANDNDNEDTIREILALRLELANLLGFETFAHYRTAGTMAGTPVAAMSLMEQVWYPARDRALEEAADIEARIAAAGLDHDLEPWDWRYYTQQVRAERFDLDESEVKAYLQLDNMVEAMFYVAERLFSITLTEREDIPTYHPDVRTWEMRDAEGEIAGIFYGDFFARPGKRGGAWMSSFRPQNGLTGELPLILNNCNYNKPAEGEAALLSFTDATTLFHEFGHGLHGLLSNTEYPSLAGTSVDRDFVEFPAQIYEHWLSQPEVLERFALHHETGEPMPAALLERVLSATTFNQGFATVEFLNSGFVDLAYHLNTDPASLEIDAFETEVLASRENLEDIPMRHRSTHFLHTFAGEGYSSGYYSYLWAGVLDNDGFAAFEEAGDIFDPELAQKLYENVFSAGDTQPAMDAYVGFRGREPNVDALLRNRGFIETES
- a CDS encoding DNA topoisomerase IV subunit B is translated as MAEVATTYTGRDIQVLEGLEPVRRRPGMYIGGTGKAGLHHLVWEIVDNAVDEATNGYASQIEVVLHRDGRSLTVTDNGRGIPVDKHPTKKVPTLEVILTTLHAGGKFDGASYITSGGLHGVGSSVVNALSEELVAEVKRDGTLYRQTYERGAPTSKLKRVRKNVRGTGTSIFFRPDPDIFETVVLDAAVIAETLEVKTYLNAGLKIVFKDETAGTRHEFEHEGGIAEYLEKLIVDDTARPVHPASFVVRQDLEEGGRIEVALHWTEAPKERLHSFVNGIPTRFGGTHEQGMKDAVTKSVRNYMDTHDLVPKKLDITADDIREGLYGIVNLFIVEPQFQGQTKERLNNPEARGVVSGALRVDFEQYLNAHPTVAEAIITRVVQAAKARVASRTAARQARRKSAVSHRLNLPGKLADCSSTDPAESELFIVEGDSAGGSAKQGRDRKTQAILPLRGKVLNAEQATTAKVSANKELSNIVDALGCGLGDDLDPAKLRYHKVILLMDADSDGHHIATLLLTFFYRYLRPLIDEGYVYIAQPPLYRIDAGKETYWALDEADREKILKKLTKGRAKPEIQRFKGLGEMMPATLNETTLDPASRRLLQVTIPDGEKLETETTISDLMGRDAAPRFAFIMSNAAEVEELDV
- a CDS encoding Uma2 family endonuclease, with amino-acid sequence MPTVSIPPAARALLDSPTLPRHLRALQETMAQEAARREHFLEALSPDEKSEFINGEVIVHSPARHRHNDVTARLVALLKPYVTLHDLGTVVAEKALISLTRNDYEPDVCFFGREKTSEITPDTLRYPAPDLVIEVLSPSTEVRDRGVKLEDYAAHGVAEYWLLDPDAETAEVYVLDEESETYALRLKSDHGTLASVAVEGFAVPLRAAFDDAENLAALRSLLAA
- a CDS encoding DNA topoisomerase (ATP-hydrolyzing), which translates into the protein MPVVDVIPLHETAKERYLNYALSVITSRALPDIRDGLKPVQRRILHAMHKDLRLTPDARFRKSATVVGSVMGQYHPHGDTAIYDAAVRMAQPFSLRAPLVDGHGNFGSLDGDNPAAMRYTEARLTPLGASFSEEIRKKTVPFRPNYDGTLFEPVVLPAQFPNLLVNGATGIAVGMATNIPPHNLGEVIDAAIYLVGSPNARISTLVEKFIPAPDFPTGGRILNTPDELVSIYEKGEGAVDLRGGYEMEGKGKVILTSVPYGLAKGDLIEKIADHIRTGRVPQIVDIRDESTDEVRVVLEIKRGADAEAALAYLFKHTPLQTRFHVNMTCLVPTENPEVAAPKKVNLREALQAFLDFRFEVVVKRLRYDLELLEKRIHILEGFVKIFDALDEAIKLIRSSKNKADAAQRLMHRFGIDDLQADAILEIKLYRLARMEVDAIRAELAEKEKAAAALRTLLGDEKGLWTLIKKELRDLRKQYATDRLSEVIGPDAVLEYSAEDYITKEDVYVIVTRDGWVKRQRSYTEMGAIRVRDGDEVAYALAGSTRATVAFFTSAGRVFTARIDDLPQTTGYGDPVQKFFDFRDKEHVVGVASLDERVLPTPIPVGEAEPELFGGDGAPADLDVGPFGVALTDDGMAVRFTLDAFAEPSNKNGRVFMRVGKGSRVVGAAVSRGDENVCLASREGRALIFPAPQIPVFKSAAKGVIAMRLDEKDRVLGFVLSDAAREGFEVETNRGRTEIVRTTKFEVSNRGNKGKNVIQRGTLRRVVPPPVELHLNGQ
- a CDS encoding aspartate kinase encodes the protein MTSSASADLYLAGVGAVGTALLGRLEALSDGAPRLVGACTTRGAVWNPDGLAPAALAATPSWDEPTDWNTILPRLEEAAGGARPVVFVDATSDPDVGRAYLRLLEAGVLVVTPSKHANTFEQAYFDALLAASGGGVRYRYETTVGAGLPVVQPVRDLRASGDRIEEIVCSPSGTLTFVFDRLGQGASFSEAVVEARQRGYAEPDVRDDLSGEDVVRKLIILARTAGYRVERSEVEVEPLTPPALADVPAAEVPDRLAAYDAAWSDRAAAAAAEGQVLRYVGRFEDGRIAVGVREVPTDSALGQLAGTDTLFTFRTERYGDAPITISGPGAGADVTAGGILADVHTVVAQAHAAQEQVVPAG